A window of the Microbacterium sp. AZCO genome harbors these coding sequences:
- the whiA gene encoding DNA-binding protein WhiA, whose translation MSLTADVKAELTAVRDPRPTARVAELTSLLRFSGGLHSIANRVAVEAELESDILARRVARDLVEIYGVRPELVHVQGSGARSGSHYAVRVIEGGETLARQTGLLDQRRRPVRGLPNKLTTGSRPDLAAVWRGAFLASGSLSEPGRSAALEIACPSGEAAMALVGAAHRLGIAAKAREVRGLPRVVVREAEAIRQALAAMGAVRAATEWDQLRQRREVRAGVNRLVNFDDANLRRSAQAAVAACARVERALEILGDEVPEHLKQAGDLRLAHRDASLDELGHHADPPLTKDAVAGRIRRLLAMADKKAEVDGIPGTEAAVPAGAAD comes from the coding sequence GTGTCGCTGACCGCCGACGTCAAAGCCGAGCTGACCGCCGTCCGCGACCCGCGACCCACCGCGCGCGTCGCCGAGCTGACGTCGCTGCTGCGGTTCTCGGGCGGTCTGCACTCCATCGCGAACCGCGTCGCCGTGGAGGCCGAGCTGGAGTCCGACATCCTCGCGCGCCGCGTCGCGCGCGACCTCGTGGAGATCTACGGCGTCCGCCCCGAGCTCGTGCACGTGCAGGGCTCGGGCGCCCGTTCGGGCAGCCACTACGCCGTGCGCGTCATCGAGGGCGGCGAGACGCTCGCGCGCCAGACGGGCCTCCTCGACCAGCGTCGCCGCCCCGTGCGCGGCCTGCCCAACAAGCTCACGACGGGATCGCGCCCCGACCTCGCCGCCGTGTGGCGAGGAGCCTTCCTGGCGTCCGGATCGCTCAGCGAGCCGGGGCGTTCGGCGGCGCTCGAGATCGCCTGCCCCTCCGGCGAGGCCGCGATGGCCCTCGTCGGAGCCGCCCACCGCCTGGGCATCGCCGCCAAGGCCCGCGAGGTCCGGGGGCTGCCCCGCGTCGTCGTGCGCGAGGCGGAGGCGATCCGGCAGGCCCTCGCCGCGATGGGCGCCGTGCGCGCCGCCACCGAGTGGGACCAGCTGCGCCAGCGCCGCGAGGTGCGCGCCGGCGTCAACCGGCTCGTGAACTTCGACGACGCCAACCTCCGCCGCTCCGCGCAGGCCGCCGTCGCCGCCTGCGCGCGGGTCGAGCGCGCGCTCGAGATCCTCGGTGACGAGGTGCCCGAGCACCTCAAGCAGGCGGGCGACCTCCGTCTCGCGCACCGCGACGCGAGCCTCGACGAGCTCGGCCATCACGCCGACCCGCCCCTCACGAAGGACGCCGTCGCGGGCCGCATCCGCCGCCTCCTCGCGATGGCCGACAAGAAGGCCGAAGTCGACGGCATCCCGGGCACCGAGGCGGCCGTTCCGGCGGGCGCAGCCGACTGA
- a CDS encoding Fe-Mn family superoxide dismutase, whose translation MAKYTLPELPYDYAALEPHISGKIMELHHSKHHQAYVTGANTALEQLAEARESGNLANVNKLEKDLAFNLGGHVNHSIFWTNLSPEGGGQPEGELAAAIDEFFGGFEKFQAHFTAAATGIQGSGWAVLSWDPIGEQLIIQQLFDQQSNTAQGTIPVFQLDMWEHAFYLDYLNVKADYVKAVWNIANWQNVAQRLDAAREKTAGLLVLS comes from the coding sequence ATGGCGAAGTACACGCTGCCCGAACTGCCTTACGACTACGCCGCGCTCGAGCCGCACATCAGCGGCAAGATCATGGAGCTGCACCACAGCAAGCACCACCAGGCTTACGTGACGGGCGCGAACACGGCCCTCGAGCAGCTCGCCGAGGCGCGCGAGAGCGGCAATCTGGCGAACGTCAACAAGCTCGAGAAGGACCTCGCGTTCAACCTCGGCGGCCACGTGAACCACTCGATCTTCTGGACGAACCTGTCGCCCGAGGGCGGCGGACAGCCCGAGGGCGAGCTCGCCGCGGCGATCGACGAGTTCTTCGGCGGCTTCGAGAAGTTCCAGGCGCACTTCACGGCCGCCGCCACCGGCATCCAGGGCTCCGGCTGGGCCGTGCTGAGCTGGGACCCGATCGGCGAGCAGCTCATCATCCAGCAGCTCTTCGACCAGCAGTCCAACACGGCGCAGGGCACGATCCCCGTCTTCCAGCTCGACATGTGGGAGCACGCCTTCTACCTGGACTACCTCAACGTCAAGGCCGACTACGTCAAGGCCGTGTGGAACATCGCGAACTGGCAGAACGTCGCGCAGCGCCTCGACGCCGCCCGCGAGAAGACCGCGGGCCTGCTGGTACTGTCATAG
- the gap gene encoding type I glyceraldehyde-3-phosphate dehydrogenase — translation MTVKIGINGFGRIGRNYLRAALAQGADLDIVAVNDLTDNKTLAHLLKYDSILGRLDQEVSYTEDSITVGDKTIKVFEERDPANLPWGELGVDIVIESTGRFTKAADAGKHIAGGAKKVLISAPASGEDGTFVIGANEDQYDPENHHIISNASCTTNCLAPLAKVLNDEFGIVKGLMTTVHAYTADQNLQDGPHSDLRRARAAALNIVPTSTGAAKAIGLVLPELKGKLDGFALRVPVPTGSATDLTVELEREVSVDEIKAAYKAAAEGPLKGILKYTEDEIVSSDIVTDDHSCIFDAGLTRVIGNQVKVVGWYDNEWGYSNRLVDLTEIVASKL, via the coding sequence GTGACTGTCAAGATCGGAATCAACGGCTTCGGCCGCATCGGACGCAACTACCTCCGCGCGGCTCTCGCGCAGGGCGCTGACCTCGACATCGTCGCGGTCAACGACCTCACCGACAACAAGACGCTCGCCCACCTGCTGAAGTACGACTCGATCCTCGGCCGTCTCGACCAGGAGGTCTCGTACACCGAGGACTCGATCACGGTCGGCGACAAGACGATCAAGGTCTTCGAGGAGCGCGACCCCGCGAACCTCCCCTGGGGCGAGCTCGGCGTCGACATCGTCATCGAGTCGACCGGGCGCTTCACCAAGGCCGCGGACGCCGGCAAGCACATCGCCGGTGGCGCCAAGAAGGTGCTCATCTCCGCTCCCGCCTCGGGCGAGGACGGCACGTTCGTCATCGGCGCGAACGAGGACCAGTACGACCCGGAGAACCACCACATCATCTCCAACGCGTCGTGCACGACGAACTGCCTCGCGCCGCTCGCCAAGGTGCTGAACGATGAGTTCGGCATCGTCAAGGGCCTCATGACGACGGTGCACGCGTACACCGCCGACCAGAACCTGCAGGACGGCCCGCACAGCGACCTGCGCCGTGCCCGCGCCGCCGCGCTCAACATCGTCCCCACCTCGACGGGTGCCGCGAAGGCCATCGGCCTGGTGCTGCCGGAGCTCAAGGGCAAGCTCGACGGCTTCGCCCTCCGCGTCCCGGTCCCCACCGGCTCGGCGACCGACCTCACGGTCGAGCTCGAGCGCGAGGTCTCGGTCGACGAGATCAAGGCCGCCTACAAGGCCGCCGCCGAGGGCCCCCTCAAGGGCATCCTCAAGTACACCGAGGACGAGATCGTCTCGAGCGACATCGTCACCGACGACCACTCCTGCATCTTCGACGCCGGCCTCACCCGCGTCATCGGCAACCAGGTCAAGGTCGTCGGCTGGTACGACAACGAGTGGGGCTACTCCAACCGCCTCGTCGACCTCACCGAGATCGTCGCCTCGAAGCTCTGA
- a CDS encoding phosphoglycerate kinase encodes MALRTLDTLGSLAGKRVIVRADLNVPLQAGVITDDGRVRATLPTLNALINQGARVIVCSHLGRPDGAPDPKYSLEPVAQRLSELLGKPVAFARDTVGESAHEAADALQDGDVAVIENLRFNAGETAKDEAERRAFAEQLAELGDVLVSDGFGVVHRKQASVYELAQILPSAAGFLIEKEVDVSGRLTENPERPYAVVLGGSKVSDKLGVIEHLLPRVDKLLIGGGMMFTFLKAEGHEVGASLLEEDQLDTVRGYIATAKERGVELVLPVDAVVAASFSADAEHVVAPASALEDTAFGASGLGLDIGPETAAQFADVIRSSTTVFWNGPMGVFEMPAFAAGTKAVAQALTEARGLTVVGGGDSAAAVRQLGFADDQFGHISTGGGASLEFLEGKKLPGLEVLGWQ; translated from the coding sequence ATGGCTCTGCGCACCCTCGACACGCTGGGTTCGCTGGCCGGCAAGCGCGTCATCGTCCGTGCTGACCTCAATGTGCCTCTCCAGGCCGGGGTCATCACGGACGATGGCCGTGTGCGGGCCACGCTCCCCACGCTGAACGCCCTCATCAACCAGGGCGCCCGCGTCATCGTCTGCTCGCACCTCGGTCGTCCCGACGGTGCTCCCGACCCCAAGTACAGCCTCGAGCCGGTCGCCCAGCGCCTGTCGGAGCTCCTCGGCAAGCCCGTCGCGTTCGCGCGCGACACCGTGGGCGAATCCGCCCACGAGGCCGCCGACGCCCTCCAGGACGGCGACGTCGCGGTCATCGAGAACCTGCGGTTCAACGCGGGCGAGACGGCGAAGGACGAGGCTGAGCGCCGCGCCTTCGCCGAGCAGCTGGCGGAGCTCGGCGACGTGCTCGTGTCGGACGGCTTCGGCGTCGTCCACCGCAAGCAGGCGTCGGTCTACGAGCTCGCGCAGATCCTTCCCTCGGCCGCCGGCTTCCTGATCGAGAAGGAGGTCGACGTCTCAGGCCGCCTGACCGAGAACCCCGAGCGCCCCTACGCCGTCGTCCTCGGCGGGTCGAAGGTCAGCGACAAGCTGGGCGTCATCGAGCACCTGCTGCCGCGCGTCGACAAGCTGCTCATCGGCGGCGGCATGATGTTCACCTTCCTCAAGGCCGAAGGCCACGAGGTCGGCGCGAGCCTCCTCGAGGAGGACCAGCTCGATACCGTCCGCGGCTACATCGCGACGGCGAAGGAGCGCGGCGTCGAGCTCGTGCTCCCTGTCGACGCTGTCGTGGCGGCCTCCTTCTCGGCGGATGCCGAGCACGTCGTGGCACCCGCGTCGGCACTGGAGGACACGGCGTTCGGCGCTTCGGGGCTCGGTCTCGACATCGGGCCCGAGACGGCGGCGCAGTTCGCCGACGTCATCCGCAGCAGCACCACGGTCTTCTGGAACGGACCGATGGGCGTCTTCGAGATGCCGGCGTTCGCGGCCGGCACGAAGGCGGTCGCGCAGGCCCTCACCGAGGCCCGCGGTCTCACCGTCGTCGGCGGCGGAGACTCCGCCGCGGCCGTCCGTCAGCTCGGCTTCGCCGACGACCAGTTCGGCCACATCTCGACGGGCGGCGGCGCCAGCCTCGAGTTCCTCGAGGGCAAGAAGCTCCCCGGACTGGAGGTCCTCGGATGGCAGTGA
- the tpiA gene encoding triose-phosphate isomerase, giving the protein MAVNLRPAQGPRLPLIAGNWKMNLDHLQAVAFVQKLHWTLKDAKHEDGSVEVAVFPPFTDLRTVQTLLDADKIPFALGAQDVSAQDSGAYTGEISGAFLAKLDARYVIIGHSERRQYHAETDEVVAGKVQAALRHGLVPVICVGETLEQREESGPTAVSVEQLEAALAGVPADADFVVAYEPVWAIGTGQVASPEQAQEVCGKLREVIAEKLGQDAASRTRVLYGGSVKSGNIASFMREPDVDGALVGGASLVVDEFAAIVRYQKHVGV; this is encoded by the coding sequence ATGGCAGTGAACCTTCGACCGGCTCAGGGGCCGCGTCTCCCGCTCATCGCGGGCAACTGGAAGATGAACCTCGACCACCTGCAGGCTGTCGCGTTCGTGCAGAAGCTGCACTGGACGCTCAAGGACGCCAAGCACGAGGACGGCTCGGTCGAGGTCGCGGTCTTCCCGCCCTTCACCGATCTGCGCACGGTGCAGACGCTCCTCGACGCCGACAAGATCCCGTTCGCCCTCGGCGCGCAGGACGTGTCGGCGCAGGACTCGGGCGCGTACACGGGTGAGATCTCGGGAGCGTTCCTCGCGAAGCTCGACGCCCGGTACGTGATCATCGGCCACTCCGAGCGCCGGCAGTACCACGCCGAGACCGACGAGGTCGTGGCGGGCAAGGTGCAGGCCGCCCTGCGCCACGGGCTCGTGCCGGTGATCTGCGTGGGAGAGACGCTGGAGCAGCGCGAGGAGTCGGGGCCGACTGCGGTCTCCGTCGAGCAGCTGGAGGCTGCGCTGGCGGGTGTGCCCGCCGACGCAGACTTCGTCGTCGCCTACGAGCCCGTCTGGGCCATCGGCACCGGTCAGGTCGCCTCGCCCGAGCAGGCGCAGGAGGTGTGTGGGAAGCTGCGCGAGGTCATCGCCGAGAAGCTGGGACAGGATGCCGCCTCCCGCACGCGCGTGCTCTACGGCGGCTCGGTGAAGTCGGGCAACATCGCGAGCTTCATGCGCGAGCCCGACGTCGACGGAGCCCTCGTGGGCGGTGCGAGCCTCGTGGTCGACGAATTCGCCGCGATCGTCCGCTACCAGAAGCACGTCGGAGTCTGA
- the secG gene encoding preprotein translocase subunit SecG codes for MQILEFVLQVLLGITSLLLTLLILLHKGRGGGLSDMFGGGLTSALGSSGLAERNLNRFTVILALAWFISIVALGLITKFQGI; via the coding sequence GTGCAGATCCTCGAGTTCGTCCTGCAGGTGCTCCTCGGCATCACGAGTCTCCTGCTGACCCTTCTGATCCTGCTCCACAAGGGTCGCGGCGGTGGCCTCTCCGACATGTTCGGCGGCGGGCTCACGTCCGCCCTCGGCTCGTCGGGCCTCGCGGAGCGCAACCTCAACCGGTTCACGGTGATCCTCGCCCTCGCGTGGTTCATCTCCATCGTGGCCCTCGGCCTCATCACGAAGTTCCAGGGCATCTGA
- a CDS encoding RNA polymerase-binding protein RbpA, protein MATGGNAIRGTRVGAGPMGEQDHGFHAERISISYWDALGNETVRYFAAGIPDEEIPDVIDSPHSGLPAGRDKENPPAVAKTEPYKTHLAYVKERRTEEEAEALLDDALTQLRQRRGES, encoded by the coding sequence ATGGCGACCGGAGGCAACGCGATCCGCGGCACGCGCGTCGGCGCAGGCCCCATGGGGGAGCAGGACCACGGCTTCCACGCCGAGCGCATCTCGATCTCGTACTGGGACGCCCTCGGCAACGAGACGGTGCGCTACTTCGCGGCGGGCATCCCCGACGAGGAGATCCCCGACGTCATCGACTCGCCGCACTCGGGTCTTCCCGCGGGCCGCGACAAGGAGAACCCGCCGGCGGTCGCCAAGACCGAACCGTACAAGACGCACCTCGCGTACGTGAAGGAGCGCCGCACCGAGGAAGAGGCCGAGGCCCTTCTCGACGACGCCCTCACTCAGCTGCGTCAGCGTCGCGGCGAGAGCTGA
- the pgl gene encoding 6-phosphogluconolactonase: MAEFWSEKRVVISPDPATLADSVAARLLNRLAKITEEGRDAHVSLTGGSMGSAVLAAAARHPRLGKVDWSRVHFWWSDERFVPRADADRNEKQAREALLDTLDLPGANIHAIAASDDGIDLDAAAAAYAAELARFGPEGGAEAWPSFDICFLGVGPDAHIASLFPDRPEIRVTERAVLPVRDSPKPPPERVTMTRPVINASQRVWLVLSGTDKASALGLALAGASYHSVPAAGAKGRRRTIFFVDEAAASQVPHELITGEY, from the coding sequence ATGGCTGAGTTCTGGAGCGAGAAGCGGGTCGTGATCAGCCCCGATCCCGCGACGCTCGCGGATTCGGTGGCCGCTCGGCTCCTCAACCGACTCGCCAAGATCACCGAGGAAGGGCGTGACGCCCACGTCTCGCTCACGGGCGGATCGATGGGCTCGGCCGTGCTCGCCGCCGCCGCGCGCCACCCGCGTCTCGGCAAGGTCGACTGGTCGCGCGTCCACTTCTGGTGGAGCGACGAGCGCTTCGTGCCCCGCGCCGACGCCGATCGCAACGAGAAGCAGGCACGCGAGGCCCTCCTCGACACCCTCGACCTCCCCGGTGCCAACATCCACGCGATCGCGGCGAGCGACGACGGGATCGATCTGGATGCCGCTGCCGCGGCGTACGCGGCAGAGCTCGCGCGGTTCGGACCCGAGGGCGGAGCCGAGGCGTGGCCGTCGTTCGACATCTGCTTCCTCGGCGTCGGGCCCGACGCGCACATCGCGTCGCTCTTCCCCGACCGGCCCGAGATCCGGGTGACCGAGAGGGCGGTGCTTCCCGTGCGCGACTCGCCCAAGCCGCCGCCCGAGCGCGTCACCATGACGCGTCCGGTCATCAACGCGTCGCAGCGCGTCTGGCTCGTGCTGTCGGGCACCGACAAGGCGTCGGCGCTCGGCCTCGCGCTCGCGGGTGCGAGCTACCACAGCGTGCCGGCAGCGGGCGCCAAGGGCCGTCGTCGGACGATCTTCTTCGTCGACGAAGCCGCCGCCTCACAGGTGCCGCACGAGCTCATCACCGGCGAGTACTGA
- a CDS encoding glucose-6-phosphate dehydrogenase assembly protein OpcA: MIIELPDTTVSKISRALIDVREEGGAVALGRVLTLVIATRHGAEEEAIEAANDASREHPMRVIVLMFGDREAEPRLDAQIRVGGDAGASEVVVLQAYGPAASNTESLVTGLLLPDAPVVVWWPDNPPAVPSASPLGRIAQRRITDASTRPYEKLRLAHLGDNHAPGDTDLAWTRLTHWREQLAAVLDQPPYETITAVEVRGASSSPSTALLAAWLRLMLDVPVDWRYLEPDEWHDGIKSVRLVRESGEIVLERSSPAIACLSQPGQPEHDLVLPRRTLRECLAEELRRLDPDLLYGRVITEGWQLVGPPVSQETNG, encoded by the coding sequence GTGATCATCGAACTCCCCGACACCACCGTCAGCAAGATCTCGCGCGCGCTCATCGACGTGCGCGAGGAGGGCGGCGCCGTCGCGCTGGGCCGCGTGCTGACGCTCGTCATCGCCACGCGGCACGGCGCCGAGGAGGAGGCCATCGAGGCCGCCAACGACGCGTCGCGCGAGCATCCCATGCGCGTCATCGTGCTGATGTTCGGCGACCGCGAGGCGGAGCCGCGCCTCGACGCCCAGATCCGCGTGGGCGGCGACGCCGGCGCGAGCGAGGTCGTCGTGCTGCAGGCCTACGGGCCGGCGGCATCCAACACGGAGAGCCTCGTGACGGGGCTCCTGCTCCCCGACGCGCCCGTCGTCGTCTGGTGGCCCGACAACCCGCCCGCCGTCCCTTCCGCATCGCCGCTCGGCCGGATCGCCCAGCGACGGATCACGGATGCCTCGACCCGCCCGTACGAGAAGCTGCGTCTCGCGCACCTCGGCGACAACCACGCGCCGGGCGACACCGACCTCGCCTGGACGCGTCTGACGCACTGGCGCGAGCAGCTCGCGGCGGTGCTCGACCAGCCGCCGTACGAGACGATCACGGCGGTCGAGGTGCGGGGCGCGAGCAGCTCGCCGTCGACGGCGCTCCTCGCCGCGTGGCTGCGTCTCATGCTGGACGTCCCGGTCGACTGGCGCTATCTCGAGCCCGACGAATGGCACGACGGCATCAAGTCGGTGCGGCTCGTGCGCGAGAGCGGCGAGATCGTGCTCGAGCGCTCCTCGCCCGCCATCGCGTGCCTGAGCCAGCCCGGTCAGCCCGAACACGACCTGGTCCTCCCCCGCCGCACGCTGCGGGAATGTCTCGCCGAGGAGCTCCGCAGGCTCGATCCCGACCTCCTGTATGGTCGAGTGATCACCGAGGGATGGCAGCTCGTGGGGCCGCCCGTGTCGCAGGAGACGAATGGCTGA
- the zwf gene encoding glucose-6-phosphate dehydrogenase, with the protein MTEEISRGHNPLRDPDDRRLNRIAGPSALVIFGVTGDLSRKKLMPAVYDLANRGLLPPGFALVGFARRDWEDQDFAEVVHEAVKKHARTEYREETWKQLLQGIRFVSGTFDDPEAFRRLRETVEKLDVERGTMGNHAYYLSIPPKAFAEVAAQLKSSGLVDDTADQPDRWRRVVIEKPFGHDLESARALNDVLRSTFPTDSIFRIDHYLGKETVQNILALRFANELYEPIWNRNYVDHVQITMAEDIGVGGRAGYYDGVGAARDVIQNHLLQLMALTAMEEPITFNAADLRAEKEKVLAAVTVPEDLSLAAARGQYAGGWQGGEKVLGFLEEDGMAPDSTTETYAALKLEINTRRWAGVPFYLRTGKRLGRRVTEIAVVFKRAPQHLFSRSQTSELGQNALVIRVQPDEGVTLRFGSKVPGAGSQVRDVTMDFGYGHAFTEASPEAYERLILDVLLGDPPLFPRHEEVELSWKILDPFEKFWAKQGGPLDQYSPGSWGPASADELLARDGRTWRRP; encoded by the coding sequence ATGACTGAGGAGATCTCGCGCGGGCACAACCCCCTGCGCGACCCCGACGACCGCCGCCTCAACCGCATCGCCGGTCCGAGCGCGCTCGTCATCTTCGGCGTGACGGGAGACCTCTCCCGCAAGAAGCTCATGCCCGCCGTGTACGACCTCGCCAACCGCGGTCTGCTGCCCCCGGGCTTCGCGCTCGTCGGCTTCGCACGCCGCGACTGGGAGGACCAGGACTTCGCCGAAGTCGTGCACGAGGCGGTCAAGAAGCACGCGCGGACGGAGTACCGCGAAGAGACGTGGAAGCAGCTGCTCCAGGGCATCCGCTTCGTGTCGGGCACGTTCGACGACCCCGAGGCGTTCCGTCGCCTGCGCGAGACGGTCGAGAAGCTCGACGTCGAGCGCGGCACGATGGGCAACCACGCCTACTACCTGTCGATCCCGCCGAAGGCGTTCGCCGAGGTGGCCGCGCAGCTGAAGTCGTCGGGCCTCGTCGACGACACGGCCGACCAGCCCGACCGCTGGCGCCGCGTCGTCATCGAGAAGCCGTTCGGCCACGACCTCGAGTCGGCGCGCGCGCTGAACGACGTGCTCCGCTCGACGTTCCCGACCGACTCGATCTTCCGCATCGACCACTACCTCGGCAAGGAGACGGTCCAGAACATCCTGGCGCTGCGCTTCGCGAACGAGCTGTACGAGCCGATCTGGAACCGCAACTACGTCGACCACGTACAGATCACGATGGCCGAGGACATCGGCGTGGGCGGGCGAGCGGGCTACTACGACGGCGTCGGCGCGGCGCGCGACGTCATCCAGAACCACCTCCTGCAGCTCATGGCCCTGACGGCCATGGAGGAGCCCATCACCTTCAACGCGGCTGACCTCCGGGCCGAGAAGGAGAAGGTGCTCGCCGCCGTCACGGTGCCCGAGGACCTCTCGCTCGCCGCCGCGCGCGGACAGTACGCGGGCGGCTGGCAGGGCGGCGAGAAGGTGCTCGGCTTCCTCGAGGAGGACGGCATGGCACCCGACTCCACGACCGAGACCTACGCGGCCCTCAAGCTCGAGATCAACACACGCCGGTGGGCGGGCGTGCCGTTCTACCTCAGGACGGGCAAGCGCCTCGGCCGCCGCGTCACCGAGATCGCGGTCGTCTTCAAGCGCGCGCCGCAGCACCTGTTCTCGCGCAGCCAGACGTCGGAGCTCGGCCAGAACGCGCTCGTCATCCGCGTGCAGCCCGATGAGGGCGTGACGCTGCGCTTCGGCTCGAAGGTGCCGGGCGCGGGATCGCAGGTGCGCGACGTGACGATGGACTTCGGCTACGGCCACGCCTTCACGGAGGCGAGCCCCGAGGCCTATGAGCGTCTCATCCTCGACGTCCTGCTGGGCGACCCGCCGCTCTTCCCGCGGCACGAGGAGGTCGAGCTGTCCTGGAAGATCCTCGACCCGTTCGAGAAGTTCTGGGCGAAGCAGGGCGGCCCGCTCGACCAGTACTCCCCCGGCTCGTGGGGTCCGGCATCCGCCGACGAACTCCTGGCCCGCGACGGACGAACCTGGAGGCGGCCGTGA
- a CDS encoding glucose-6-phosphate isomerase has product MSFQLHLTGHVKSVVDQTLPGLVADLVASGVTAGDPTLWGEAAEDEASKRLGWVEAVSVSRPLVPEIVALRDELRSKGVTRIVLAGMGGSSLAPEVIAQTAGVPLVILDSTAPGQVLAAIDGDSESGGLSQTALVVSSKSGSTVETDSAKRAFEAAWRDLGIDPVERIVVVTDPGSPLDESARAEGYRVFNADPTVGGRYSALTAFGLVPSGLAGADLTELLDEAEASLLEVAIDSPDNPALVLAAAIAGGDPRRDKLGLVTDGTHIVGLPDWIEQLVAESTGKEGTGILPVVLLPVSPEIEAKPADLQIVRFVDEANEFHFRERHEGEILVSGSLGGQFIVWEYATAIAGRMLGINPFDQPDVESAKAAARGLLDARPEPSAPAFAVDGVEVRVSDPALAVSGTVAGVLDALWAQVPEDGYVAIQAYVDRLELPHLEGLRELIAADSGRPTTFGWGPRFLHSTGQYHKGGPANGVFLQILERTDVDLEIPGRPFTFGQLIEAQAAGDASVLSKGHGRPVVTITLTDPQPEVLALFEAAQ; this is encoded by the coding sequence GTGAGCTTCCAGCTCCACCTGACCGGGCACGTCAAGTCGGTCGTCGACCAGACGCTGCCCGGTCTCGTCGCCGACCTCGTCGCGTCGGGCGTCACCGCCGGCGACCCCACCCTCTGGGGTGAGGCCGCGGAGGACGAGGCATCCAAGCGCCTCGGATGGGTCGAGGCGGTCAGCGTCTCGCGCCCGCTCGTCCCCGAGATCGTCGCGCTCCGCGACGAGCTGCGGTCCAAGGGCGTCACGCGCATCGTCCTCGCGGGGATGGGTGGCTCGTCGCTCGCCCCCGAGGTCATCGCGCAGACCGCGGGCGTGCCGCTCGTCATCCTCGACTCGACGGCACCGGGCCAGGTGCTCGCCGCGATCGACGGGGACTCCGAAAGCGGCGGCCTGTCCCAGACGGCGCTCGTCGTCTCGTCGAAGTCGGGCTCCACGGTCGAGACCGACTCGGCGAAGCGCGCGTTCGAGGCCGCCTGGCGCGACCTCGGCATCGACCCGGTGGAGCGCATCGTCGTCGTGACCGACCCGGGCTCGCCGCTCGACGAGTCGGCGCGCGCGGAGGGCTACCGCGTCTTCAACGCCGACCCGACCGTCGGCGGCCGCTACTCGGCACTCACGGCCTTCGGGCTCGTGCCGTCGGGGCTGGCCGGCGCCGACCTCACCGAGCTGCTCGACGAGGCGGAGGCCTCGCTGCTCGAGGTCGCGATCGACAGCCCCGACAACCCGGCGCTCGTCCTGGCCGCGGCGATCGCCGGCGGTGACCCGCGCCGCGACAAGCTCGGCCTGGTCACCGACGGCACCCACATCGTGGGCCTGCCCGACTGGATCGAGCAGCTCGTGGCGGAGTCGACCGGCAAGGAGGGCACCGGCATCCTGCCCGTCGTCCTCCTCCCCGTGTCGCCCGAGATCGAGGCGAAGCCCGCCGACCTGCAGATCGTGCGGTTCGTGGACGAGGCGAACGAGTTCCACTTCCGGGAGCGTCACGAGGGCGAGATCCTCGTGAGCGGATCGCTGGGCGGACAGTTCATCGTCTGGGAGTACGCCACGGCGATCGCGGGACGGATGCTGGGGATCAACCCCTTCGACCAGCCCGACGTCGAGTCCGCCAAGGCGGCGGCCCGTGGGCTCCTGGACGCGCGTCCCGAGCCGTCCGCCCCGGCCTTCGCGGTCGACGGCGTCGAGGTGCGCGTCTCCGACCCGGCCCTCGCCGTGTCGGGCACGGTCGCGGGCGTGCTCGACGCGCTCTGGGCGCAGGTGCCGGAGGACGGCTACGTCGCGATCCAGGCCTACGTCGACCGGCTCGAGCTGCCGCACCTGGAGGGGCTGCGCGAGCTCATCGCGGCCGACTCGGGCCGTCCGACGACGTTCGGGTGGGGACCGCGGTTCCTCCACTCGACGGGGCAGTACCACAAGGGCGGCCCCGCCAACGGAGTGTTCCTGCAGATCCTCGAGCGCACCGACGTGGACCTCGAGATCCCCGGACGCCCGTTCACCTTCGGCCAGCTCATCGAGGCTCAGGCCGCGGGCGACGCGTCGGTCCTCTCGAAGGGCCACGGCCGCCCCGTCGTCACCATCACCCTCACCGACCCCCAGCCCGAGGTGCTCGCGCTCTTCGAGGCCGCCCAGTAG